A part of Salvelinus alpinus chromosome 23, SLU_Salpinus.1, whole genome shotgun sequence genomic DNA contains:
- the trdc gene encoding uncharacterized protein trdc, which translates to MENMKLIVGNNKTVELDTTKAALSSTRTYFFAGFSKENIKRCEMKGVKKRVVDKDDFADVSNYNTTATTASVNCRDEPLNNATATNYTDYTKMNFTSLVVYGLRVLFAKAVAFNVLFTVKALVF; encoded by the exons ATGGAAAACATGAAACTGATCGTGGGGAATAATAAAACTGTCGAACTCGACACAACCAAGGCAGCTTTATCTTCCACACGTACCTACTTCTTTGCCGGATTCTCCAAAGAGAATATCAAGCGTTGTGAGATGAAGGGCGTCAAGAAGCGCGTTGTTGATAAAGATGATTTTGCAGATGTGTCTAACT ATAACACCACGGCTACAACTGCTTCTGTCAATTGCAGAGATGAACCCctcaacaatgctactgccacCAACTATACCG ATTATACCAAGATGAACTTCACATCCTTGGTTGTGTATGGTTTGAGAGTGCTGTTTGCCAAAGCCGTGGCATTTAATGTGCTATTTACTGTCAAGGCCCTGGTGTTCTAG